The following coding sequences are from one Cygnus olor isolate bCygOlo1 chromosome 2, bCygOlo1.pri.v2, whole genome shotgun sequence window:
- the LOC121065731 gene encoding programmed cell death 6-interacting protein isoform X2 produces the protein MTNFISVQLKKASEVDLAKPLCKFIQQSYPGGDAQAEHCRAAEELSKLRKSALGRPLDKHDACLDTLLRYYDQLCSIEPKFPFSENQVCVTFTWKDAFDKGSLFGGSVKLALASLGYEKTCVLFNCGALASQIAAEQNLDNDEGLKAAAKHYQFASGAFQHIKDTVLSALNREPTVDISPDTVGTLSLIMLAQAQEVFFLKATRDKMKDGIIAKLANQAADYYGDAYKQCQYKDTLPKEVFPVLAAKHCIMQANAEYHQSILAKQQKKFGEEIGRLQHAADLVKTVVSRYDEYINVKDLVDKINRALTAAKKDNDFIYHDRVPDLKDLEPIGKASLVKSTPVVVPLSQKFMDLFEKMVPLQVQHSVSVYNQRKADLVNRLIAQMREATTLANGVLASLNLPAAIEDVSGDTVPQSILNKSKSVIEQGGIQTVDQLIKDLPELLQRNKEILDESLRLLDEEETTDDELRTKFKERWQRTPSIELYKPLRAEGANFHCILNKAVQADGQVRECYQSHRDTIALLCKPEAELNAAIPSANPAKTLQGSEVVNVLRTLLAGLDEVKKEREQLEDDMKAVNFDMTSKFLAALAQDGAINEEAISVTELDRVYGSYTQKVQESLKKQEELLKNIQNAHQDFSKMKQSNNESNLREEVLKNLAVANDKFVELVANLKEGTKFYNELTEILLKFQNKCSDIVFARKTERDELLKDLQQSIAREPSAPSIPLPTYQTTPSGGSKPAASSTPTPAPRTMVGAKPQPPARPPPPVISAASSSPSASAPSGPAAAPAVAPAPGVGASSTAPSQAQGPPYPTYPGFPGYCQMPMPVGYNPYMYGQYNLPYVPSPVFQNPGQPPYPTPQQPGYPFPQQPYYPQQ, from the exons GTCTGTGTAACGTTTACGTGGAAAGATGCTTTTGATAAAGGATCGCTTTTTGGAGGCTCTGTCAAACTGG CTCTGGCGAGTTTGGGGTATGAGAAGACTTGTGTTTTGTTCAACTGTGGAGCGTTGGCAAGCCAGATTGCAGCAGAACAGAATCTAGATAATGATGAGGGACTGAAAGCTGCAGCCAAACACTATCAG ttTGCAAGTGGTGCTTTCCAACACATTAAAGACACTGTTCTGTCAGCATTGAATCGAGAACCTACAGTGGACATCTCTCCAGACACAGTTGGAACTCTCAGTCTTATTATGTTGGCTCAAGCccaagaagtgttttttttgaaagcaacaAGAG ATAAAATGAAAGACGGTATCATAGCTAAACTAGCTAATCAAGCTGCAGATTATTATGGCGATGCTTACAAACAATGTCAATATAAAGATACTCTGCCCAAG gagGTGTTTCCTGTTCTGGCTGCAAAGCACTGCATTATGCAGGCCAATGCAGAATACCATCAATCTATCCTGGcgaaacagcagaagaaatttgGTGAAGAGATTGGGAGGTTACAG catgCAGCAGACTTGGTTAAAACAGTGGTATCTCGTTATGATGAATACATAAATGTTAAAGATTTGGTTGACAAAATCAACCGTGCACTTACAGCTGCCAAAAAAGACAATGACTTCATTTATCATGACCGTGTTCCTGATCTGAAAGACTTGGAGCCCATTGGAAAAGCTAGCCTTGTGAAGTCTACTCCAGTTGTTGTTCCCCTCAGTCAGAAATTCATGG ACCTGTTTGAGAAGATGGTTCCATTGCAAGTTCAGCATTCTGTGAGTGTTTATAACCAGAGAAAGGCAGATCTAGTAAACAGGCTAATAGCCCAGATGAGAGAAGCCACAACTTTGGCAAATGG TGTGTTGGCTTCCCTCAATCTTCCGGCTGCTATTGAAGATGTTTCTGGTGATACTGTTCCTCAGTCCATTTTGAACAAGTCCAAGTCTGTGATTGAACAGGGAGGAATTCAGACTGTTGATCAGCTGATCAAAGATTTGCCTGAGCTGCtacaaaggaacaaagaaatctTAGATGAA TCCCTACGTTTGTTAGATGAAGAAGAAACTACAGATGATGAACTCCGAACAAAATTCAAAGAACGCTGGCAGCGAACACCATCCATTGAACTCTATAAGCCTTTAAGGGCAG AGGGAGCCAATTTCCATTGTATCTTGAATAAAGCTGTGCAAGCAGATGGGCAAGTTAGAGAATGCTATCAGTCCCACCGGGATACAATTGCACTTCTGTGTAAGCCAGAGGCAGAGCTCAATGCAGCTATTCCTTCTGCTAACCCAGCAAAAACATTACAAGGAAGTGAG GTCGTTAATGTCTTAAGAACTTTGCTGGCTGGTTTGGATGAAgttaaaaaggagagagaacaaCTGGAAGATGACATGAAAGCTGTAAATTTTGACATGACGAGCAAATTCCTGGCTGCACTTGCACAAGATGGTGCTATAAATGAGGAGGCTATCTCTGTGACTGAGTTGGACAGAGTTTATGGAAGTTACACACAGAAAGTGCAGGAGTCCttgaaaaagcaggaagaacttCTCAAAAACATTCAG AATGCACATCAAgatttttcaaagatgaaacAGTCAAACAATGAATCTAATTTAAGAGAAGAAGTTTTGAAGAACTTAGCTGTGGCAAATGACAAATTTGTGGAACTTGTAGCCAATTTAAAAGAAGGCACAAAG TTTTACAATGAGCTGACAGAAATCCTTCTGAAATTCCAAAACAAATGCAGTGACATTGTCTTTGCTCGCAAGACTGAAAGAGATGAACTGCTCAA aGATTTGCAGCAAAGCATTGCTAGGGAGCCCAGTGCACCCTCTATTCCTCTGCCTACATATCAGACCACACCGTCTGGAGGAAGTAAGCCTGCTGCATCATCAACTCCCACTCCAGCACCCAGAACCATGGTG GGTGCTAAACCACAGCCACCAGCACGGCCGCCACCACCGGTGATTTCTGCGGCAAGCAGTTCTCCTTCTGCATCAGCACCATCTGgaccagctgcagctcctgctgttgCTCCTGCTCCAGGAGTCGGTGCATCAAGCACTGCACCATCACAGGCACAGGGACCTCCTTACCCAACTTATCCAGGTTTCCCAGG GTATTGCCAGATGCCGATGCCAGTAGGCTATAATCCATACATGTATGGCCAGTATAATCTGCCATATGTGCCATCACCTGTCTTTCAGAACCCTGGACAACCACCATATCCAACACCTCAACAACCTGGATACCCTTTTCCTCAACAGCCTTATTACCCTCAGCAATAA
- the LOC121065731 gene encoding programmed cell death 6-interacting protein isoform X1, with translation MTNFISVQLKKASEVDLAKPLCKFIQQSYPGGDAQAEHCRAAEELSKLRKSALGRPLDKHDACLDTLLRYYDQLCSIEPKFPFSENQVCVTFTWKDAFDKGSLFGGSVKLALASLGYEKTCVLFNCGALASQIAAEQNLDNDEGLKAAAKHYQFASGAFQHIKDTVLSALNREPTVDISPDTVGTLSLIMLAQAQEVFFLKATRDKMKDGIIAKLANQAADYYGDAYKQCQYKDTLPKYFYFQEVFPVLAAKHCIMQANAEYHQSILAKQQKKFGEEIGRLQHAADLVKTVVSRYDEYINVKDLVDKINRALTAAKKDNDFIYHDRVPDLKDLEPIGKASLVKSTPVVVPLSQKFMDLFEKMVPLQVQHSVSVYNQRKADLVNRLIAQMREATTLANGVLASLNLPAAIEDVSGDTVPQSILNKSKSVIEQGGIQTVDQLIKDLPELLQRNKEILDESLRLLDEEETTDDELRTKFKERWQRTPSIELYKPLRAEGANFHCILNKAVQADGQVRECYQSHRDTIALLCKPEAELNAAIPSANPAKTLQGSEVVNVLRTLLAGLDEVKKEREQLEDDMKAVNFDMTSKFLAALAQDGAINEEAISVTELDRVYGSYTQKVQESLKKQEELLKNIQNAHQDFSKMKQSNNESNLREEVLKNLAVANDKFVELVANLKEGTKFYNELTEILLKFQNKCSDIVFARKTERDELLKDLQQSIAREPSAPSIPLPTYQTTPSGGSKPAASSTPTPAPRTMVGAKPQPPARPPPPVISAASSSPSASAPSGPAAAPAVAPAPGVGASSTAPSQAQGPPYPTYPGFPGYCQMPMPVGYNPYMYGQYNLPYVPSPVFQNPGQPPYPTPQQPGYPFPQQPYYPQQ, from the exons GTCTGTGTAACGTTTACGTGGAAAGATGCTTTTGATAAAGGATCGCTTTTTGGAGGCTCTGTCAAACTGG CTCTGGCGAGTTTGGGGTATGAGAAGACTTGTGTTTTGTTCAACTGTGGAGCGTTGGCAAGCCAGATTGCAGCAGAACAGAATCTAGATAATGATGAGGGACTGAAAGCTGCAGCCAAACACTATCAG ttTGCAAGTGGTGCTTTCCAACACATTAAAGACACTGTTCTGTCAGCATTGAATCGAGAACCTACAGTGGACATCTCTCCAGACACAGTTGGAACTCTCAGTCTTATTATGTTGGCTCAAGCccaagaagtgttttttttgaaagcaacaAGAG ATAAAATGAAAGACGGTATCATAGCTAAACTAGCTAATCAAGCTGCAGATTATTATGGCGATGCTTACAAACAATGTCAATATAAAGATACTCTGCCCAAG tatttttatttccaggagGTGTTTCCTGTTCTGGCTGCAAAGCACTGCATTATGCAGGCCAATGCAGAATACCATCAATCTATCCTGGcgaaacagcagaagaaatttgGTGAAGAGATTGGGAGGTTACAG catgCAGCAGACTTGGTTAAAACAGTGGTATCTCGTTATGATGAATACATAAATGTTAAAGATTTGGTTGACAAAATCAACCGTGCACTTACAGCTGCCAAAAAAGACAATGACTTCATTTATCATGACCGTGTTCCTGATCTGAAAGACTTGGAGCCCATTGGAAAAGCTAGCCTTGTGAAGTCTACTCCAGTTGTTGTTCCCCTCAGTCAGAAATTCATGG ACCTGTTTGAGAAGATGGTTCCATTGCAAGTTCAGCATTCTGTGAGTGTTTATAACCAGAGAAAGGCAGATCTAGTAAACAGGCTAATAGCCCAGATGAGAGAAGCCACAACTTTGGCAAATGG TGTGTTGGCTTCCCTCAATCTTCCGGCTGCTATTGAAGATGTTTCTGGTGATACTGTTCCTCAGTCCATTTTGAACAAGTCCAAGTCTGTGATTGAACAGGGAGGAATTCAGACTGTTGATCAGCTGATCAAAGATTTGCCTGAGCTGCtacaaaggaacaaagaaatctTAGATGAA TCCCTACGTTTGTTAGATGAAGAAGAAACTACAGATGATGAACTCCGAACAAAATTCAAAGAACGCTGGCAGCGAACACCATCCATTGAACTCTATAAGCCTTTAAGGGCAG AGGGAGCCAATTTCCATTGTATCTTGAATAAAGCTGTGCAAGCAGATGGGCAAGTTAGAGAATGCTATCAGTCCCACCGGGATACAATTGCACTTCTGTGTAAGCCAGAGGCAGAGCTCAATGCAGCTATTCCTTCTGCTAACCCAGCAAAAACATTACAAGGAAGTGAG GTCGTTAATGTCTTAAGAACTTTGCTGGCTGGTTTGGATGAAgttaaaaaggagagagaacaaCTGGAAGATGACATGAAAGCTGTAAATTTTGACATGACGAGCAAATTCCTGGCTGCACTTGCACAAGATGGTGCTATAAATGAGGAGGCTATCTCTGTGACTGAGTTGGACAGAGTTTATGGAAGTTACACACAGAAAGTGCAGGAGTCCttgaaaaagcaggaagaacttCTCAAAAACATTCAG AATGCACATCAAgatttttcaaagatgaaacAGTCAAACAATGAATCTAATTTAAGAGAAGAAGTTTTGAAGAACTTAGCTGTGGCAAATGACAAATTTGTGGAACTTGTAGCCAATTTAAAAGAAGGCACAAAG TTTTACAATGAGCTGACAGAAATCCTTCTGAAATTCCAAAACAAATGCAGTGACATTGTCTTTGCTCGCAAGACTGAAAGAGATGAACTGCTCAA aGATTTGCAGCAAAGCATTGCTAGGGAGCCCAGTGCACCCTCTATTCCTCTGCCTACATATCAGACCACACCGTCTGGAGGAAGTAAGCCTGCTGCATCATCAACTCCCACTCCAGCACCCAGAACCATGGTG GGTGCTAAACCACAGCCACCAGCACGGCCGCCACCACCGGTGATTTCTGCGGCAAGCAGTTCTCCTTCTGCATCAGCACCATCTGgaccagctgcagctcctgctgttgCTCCTGCTCCAGGAGTCGGTGCATCAAGCACTGCACCATCACAGGCACAGGGACCTCCTTACCCAACTTATCCAGGTTTCCCAGG GTATTGCCAGATGCCGATGCCAGTAGGCTATAATCCATACATGTATGGCCAGTATAATCTGCCATATGTGCCATCACCTGTCTTTCAGAACCCTGGACAACCACCATATCCAACACCTCAACAACCTGGATACCCTTTTCCTCAACAGCCTTATTACCCTCAGCAATAA